A stretch of the Acyrthosiphon pisum isolate AL4f chromosome A2, pea_aphid_22Mar2018_4r6ur, whole genome shotgun sequence genome encodes the following:
- the LOC107882496 gene encoding uncharacterized protein LOC107882496 produces the protein MHELLTDDQKLQQNINKIEEQSRRSVATINVLEIQNTFLEHTAILTVFLNQFAWETQNLQSIVNSALNGLMHTNVYLPSQLIHELKQIQLTLPSTLELPITESHLSIPELFRTSKLSVVYIQQNLVFVTRIPLLSNFRFNLFHNIPLPIPTNKGNILIIEPQAQYLAISDTNEYHFSLTDDQYEKCETLFSFKLCVNPEAISKSKHQENCEVSLYNSPYQTIGACNFKYMNLNTTIWHKLYLQNAWLYY, from the coding sequence ATGCATGAACTACTAACAGATGATCAGAAATTGCAacagaatataaacaaaatagaagAACAATCAAGACGTTCTGTGGCAACAATCAATGTATTGGAAATACAAAACACCTTCCTGGAGCACACTGCAATATTGACAGTTTTTCTAAACCAATTCGCTTGGGAAACTCAAAACCTCCAATCCATTGTCAACTCGGCATTAAATGGATTGATGCATACAAATGTCTACCTCCCATCTCAATTGATTCATGAACTTAAACAAATACAACTGACATTACCGTCTACACTAGAGCTACCTATAACTGAATCTCACTTATCTATTCCTGAATTATTCCGAACATCCAAGTTAAGCGTAGTGTACATCCAACAGAATCTCGTATTTGTGACCCGTATACCCTTATTGTCAAATTTTCGGTTTAACCTGTTTCATAATATTCCACTTccaatacctacaaataaaggtaatatattaatcattgaaCCACAGGCTCAGTACTTGGCAATAAGCGATACTAACGAATATCATTTTAGTCTAACCGACGATCAGTATGAAAAATGTGAAACATTGTTCTCTTTTAAGTTATGTGTAAATCCTGAGGCTATTAGTAAATCTAAACACCAGGAAAATTGTGAGGTATCTTTGTACAATTCCCCGTATCAAACGATAGGAGCGTGTAACTTCAAATATATGAACCTAAATACTACAATCTGGCATAAGCTTTATCTGCAAAACGCGtggttatattattga